A genomic segment from Colletotrichum higginsianum IMI 349063 chromosome 5, whole genome shotgun sequence encodes:
- a CDS encoding 2OG-Fe(II) oxygenase superfamily protein — protein MSERWEAEMDIKEETSAAAAAEGPSFKPLQIPQDAPTLTTTIGSGDIATEASVTETSAELTKGAEITEHVESTEEREVAKGNKEDRQLADDADDAASEVSSALSTEEWGTGTFTDDLLHELDNIQIQGSFASFHALKHVDPELFVQDVGPIIMPLPEHQIRQMIGMAAQAPFGKGSETLIDTTVRNTWELDPKYFELRSPRWESDLQKICGVVAHDLGIKLPVNAELYKLLLYEKGAMFKAHTDTEKCPGMFGTLVICLPSTHKGGDVVVKHCGQTKTFKTSAVAQSFACWYSDVHHEVLPVTSGYRVVLTYNLTIYQARQQPSAGLVRNENRALRHTLKRWLRKGADGGEADYVYYGLDHEYTEASISMKALKGRDSAVVQTLQDLASGLDFDVLLALTEMMEAGPTSPNGFDPRFDSYRSSSRRYYNDEDEIESGSDEDPGPHEIEDVLETELSVKLLVDLRGRPILRDVDLSQEHCLRGEDFFEGATRKEEYEGYQGNWGPTATHWYRVTAALIIRRDSIAKFFKYSLSQSPRCSDSNVALPLTYLTDSILKGGSNQKSVFDTLKETWNACLSIPGRANSLKSDGHLISKILRAACQVEQWDFLESAASVFQGTLPPDYYKLLHKQVGDGKVPFDMVKTGLASTVIGCKYFWQGYSAIEAFAPIDERPSDEIREWVRKTLVKSLTGAARSASFVGVDGMAVAVSAQKYADFDWLSATVVPLIEDHFTVPAFALGFFSALLLSIRQKAFPAKETAKLYKRLAKNFIAKLDFSTIHGDRPEEETQKAARHSYWHTAPAPTLAAEKCLAVTPDTLADVFHSLLILSSPPREDLAMLLAMKLVSFAPKMQAADFHPLWIPFLQKLLVILKTTKTPLTTPRYQQIFGAILESYRENYVGQKPSIPASGPSGGMYLRLNCPCHDCRQLNVFLANPATHVCRFPVGKKARHHLHKQIENQNIQCSHVTDRSGPQDTLVVTKLGPTMNAKYEAKQKQAAEMFQSFDQTEMAILLGEDYPAIAEGLWKRPRSLAPRPGGATHTSPAAAVPVISPLGNTPAPRPFESATEPGTKMAANLGGPLQYLPSFDPVLAAAAGPSQPHPTATRAVERTMKRKAEPEIIDLT, from the exons ATGTCCGAAAGGTGGGAAGCTGAAATGGACATAAAGGAAGAaacatcagcagcagcagcagcagaaggtCCTTCTTTTAAGCCCTTGCAAATCCCCCAGGATGCACCTACGCTGACGACTACGATTGGGTCTGGGGACATCGCGACCGAGGCATCCGTAACAGAAACATCAGCGGAGCTCACCAAAGGTGCTGAGATCACTGAGCACGTAGAGAGCACCGAGGAAAGGGAGGTTGCCAAAGGTAACAAAGAAGACCGACAGCTCgcagacgacgccgacgacgctgccTCTGAGGTCAGCAGCGCGCTAAGCACCGAAGAATGGGGCACCGGCACTTTCACTGACGACCTGTTGCATGAGTTGGACAACATACAAATCCAGGGGTCTTTTGCCTCGTTTCACGCGTTAAAGCACGTAGACCCGGAGCTCTTCGTCCAGGATGTTGGGCCCATCATCATGCCGCTGCCAGAACACCAGATCCGGCAGATGATTGGCATGGCCGCCCAGGCGCCCTTTGGCAAGGGAAGCGAGACCCTTATAGACACCACGGTGCGGAACACGTGGGAGCTAGACCCGAAATACTTTGAGCTTCGTAGTCCGCGCTGGGAGTCCGATCTCCAGAAGATTTGCGGAGTCGTCGCTCATGACCTGGGCATCAAGTTGCCGGTCAACGCGGAGCTGTATAAGCTGCTACTTTACGAAAAAGGGGCCATGTTCAAGGCTCATACCGA CACTGAAAAGTGTCCTGGTATGTTCGGTACGCTTGTCATCTGTCTCCCCTCAACGCACAAGGGAGGCGACGTGGTCGTGAAGCATTGCGGCCAAACGAAGACGTTCAAGACCTCTGCGGTGGCGCAGTCCTTCGCCTGCTGGTACTCTGACGTCCACCATGAGGTCCTGCCGGTCACATCCGGCTACCGCGTGGTCCTGACGTACAACCTCACGATCTACCAGGCCAGACAGCAGCCGTCTGCCGGGCTGGTGCGAAATGAGAACCGCGCATTGCGCCACACGCTGAAGAGATGGCTGCGTAAAGGAGCTGATGGTGGGGAGGCGGATTATGTTTACTATGGCCTGGACCACGAGTACACGGAAGCGAGCATCTCAATGAAAGCCTTGAAGGGTCGGGATTCCGCCGTTGTCCAAACCCTGCAGGACCTTGCCTCTGGACTCGATTTCGATGTGCTCCTGGCCTTGacggagatgatggaggcTGGCCCCACAAGCCCTAACGGCTTTGATCCTCGGTTCGACAGTTACAGATCCAGCTCCCGCAGATACTATaacgacgaagacgaaaTCGAAAGTGGATCAGATGAGGACCCAGGACCTCACGAGATCGAAGATGTATTGGAAACGGAACTCTCGGTCAAACTGCTTGTGGACCTCCGCGGGCGCCCCATTCTTCGCGACGTCGACCTGTCGCAGGAGCATTGCCTTCGAGGGGAGGATTTTTTTGAAGGCGCCACTCGAAAGGAAGAGTACGAAGGGTACCAGGGTAACTGG GGACCCACGGCGACTCACTGGTACCGTGTGACT GCTGCTCTGATCATCCGCCGGGACAGCATCGCCAAGTTTTTCAAGTATTCTCTCAGCCAGAGCCCTCGTTGTAGCGACAGCAATGTCGCGCTCCCGCTCACTTACCTCACTGATTCGATCCTCAAAGGCGGGTCGAATCAGAAATCGGTCTTCGACACTCTCAAAGAGACTTGGAACGCGTGTCTTTCAATACCTGGAAGGGCCAATAGTCTGAAGTCAGACGGCCATCTCATCAGCAAGATACTGCGGGCCGCCTGTCAGGTGGAGCAGTGGGACTTTCTCGAGAGCGCCGCGAGCGTCTTCCAAGGCACTTTGCCTCCCGACTACTACAAACTGCTTCACAAGCAGGTCGGTGATGGCAAGGTCCCATTCGATATGGTCAAAACCGG TTTGGCCTCCACTGTGATCGGATGCAAATATTTCTGGCAGGGCTATTCAGCGATAGAAGCATTCGCGCCGATTGACGAGCGACCGTCCGATGAGATTCGAGAATGGGTGCGGAAAACCCTCGTCAAAAGCCTGACGGGCGCTGCCAGGTCCGCGTCTTTCGTCGGAGTTGATGGAATGGCGGTGGCTGTGAGCGCGCAGAAGTACGCCGACTTTGACTGGCTTTCAGCCAC CGTTGTGCCCTTGATCGAGGATCACTTTACCGTACCGGCTTTTGCCCTCGGATTCTTCTCGGCCCTGCTTTTGAGCATCAGGCAAAAGGCTTTCCCGGCTAAAGAAACAGCAAAGCTGTATAAGCGCCTCGCCAAAAACTTTATAGCGAAGCTAGACTTCAGCACGATCCATGGCGACAGGCCAGAGGAAGAGACCCAAAAAGCGGCAAGGCACTCGTACTGGCACACGGCTCCAGCGCCTACTCTTGCCGCCGAAAAATGCCTGGCTGTGACCCCTGACACCCTAGCGGATGTCTTCCACTCCCTCCTCATCTTGAGCTCGCCTCCGCGTGAAGATCTGGCCATGCTTCTAGCCATGAAGCTCGTCTCTTTCGCCCCAAAGATGCAGGCGGCTGACTTCCACCCGCTATGGATCCCTTTTCTGCAAAagctcctcgtcatcctcaagACCACGAAGACCCCGCTCACCACGCCGCGCTACCAGCAGATATTCGGCGCCATACTCGAGTCCTACCGCGAGAACTACGTCGGACAGAAACCATCGATCCCGGCATCGGGCCCGTCCGGCGGCATGTACCTCCGGCTGAACTGCCCTTGCCACGACTGCCGCCAGCTGAACGTGTTCCTCGCGAACCCCGCCACGCATGTCTGCCGGTTCCCCGTTGGGAAGAAGGCGCGACATCATCTTCATAAGCAGATCGAGAATCAAAACATCCAGTGCTCTCACGTCACCGACCGAAGCGGGCCGCAGGATACGCTGGTTGTCACTAAGCTGGGGCCGACGATGAACGCGAAGTACGAGgcgaagcagaagcaggcggccgagatgttCCAGTCGTTTGACCAGACGGAAATGGCCATCTTGCTTGGTGAGGATTATCCAGCCATCGCCGAGGGGCTGTGGAAGCGGCCACGGAGTTTGGCGCCGCGGCCTGGGGGTGCCACGCacacgtcgccggcggctgccGTGCCTGTCATTTCTCCACTGGGGAACACACCGGCGCCTAGACCGTTCGAATCTGCCACTGAGCCGGGAACCAAAATGGCGGCGAACTTGGGCGGGCCGTTGCAGTACTTGCCGAGTTTTGACCCGGTGttggcggcagcagcaggtccTTCACAACCGCATCCCACTGCGACAAGGGCCGTGGAACGGACCATGAAACGGAAAGCAGAGCCAGAGATAATCGATTTGACTTAG